The following DNA comes from Rhizobium lusitanum.
TGTTGCCGCGAAAGACATTGTGGGTCAGATGGTCGAGATAATAGAAGCCGACCCCTTCGGGACGCGGGTCGCGTTCCCCAAGCCAATCGAATTCGGCATCGTAAACCGACCCCTTTTCACCGTAAGTCTCGACGAAATAGAGTATTGAGCCGCCGATGCCAACGATCGCCGGAACATCGAGCGCCTTGTCATTCCCCTCGTAGGGAACGGCGCCTTTCGACACCGCGTGGTCGAAAGCGTGCTTGGCGTCAACGACGCGCCAGGCCATCGACGGGGCGGCAGGACCGTGTTCTCTAACGAACCGGGCGGCATGGCTGCTAGGTTCGGCATTCAGGAGATAATTGATGCCCCCCTGGCGCCAGACGGTGATGTCTTTCGTCCTGTGCTTGGCGACCGGAACATAGCCCATGCGTGTGAAAAGCTCGCGTAGCTTCTCGGGCTCCGGATGGGCGAACTCAACGAATTCGAAGCCATCGGTACCGGCTGGATTGTCGGCGCTGATTTCCGGCGGCGGCGCATCGTGCGGAAAAGGACCCATTTTCTCCTCCAGGGAAATTTGGATTTCGACTGCGCAAAGTGTGATCCAAAATGCATGCAATGTGCTTGCATTCTTGATGATTAAGGAGAATTTTATGCACGAGTCGTGAGAGTTTCGGGGATTTTGTGCAATGGATGAACAACTCGACAAGTTCGATTTGCGTCTGCTTCAGGAGCTGCAAAAGGACGGCAGATTGACGAACAATGAGTTGGGCGAGCGCATCGCGCTTTCACCTTCACAATGCTCGCGCCGGCGGACCAGACTGGAGGCTGAGGGATATATTCGGGGCTACCAGGCCAACCTGGATAGGCAAAAGCTGGGTTTTGATATGCTGGTGGTCATTTCCGTGACGCTCGCAACCCACAACAGGGACAATGCTCAGAGATTTTCCCAGTTGATCAGCGGACTGCCGGAAGTTCTCGAAGCCTATGCGCTGACCGGTGAAATGGATTATCACCTGAAGGTAGCAACCCGTGGGCTCGCGGACCTCTCGAGGTTCGTCAACGATGTCCTGTTGCCGCACGAGAGCGTGCAGCATGTGAAGACGTCGATCGTTCTCGACACGCTCAAGACCTTTGAAGGATTTCCGGTGCTCATGCCACATGGCTGACGTGAGGATAGTCCGCGCTAAAGCGGCAGCTCGGTCGAGAATTTCAGCTCGCGCAGCACAAAGCTCGACACCACGGTGCGTACATGCGGGTTGCGCATGAGATAGCGGGTCATGAAGGCCTCATAGCTTTCCACGTCCCTCGCCCTAATCTTAAGCATATAGTCGAAGGCGCCGGACAGTGCGTAGCATTCCATGATCTCCGGCCGTTCCAGCACCACCGAAGCGAACGACGCAACCGCCTCCTCATGATGATCTTCCAGCGTCACATGCGCGATCACGCAAAGCTTGAGATCGAGTTTTCCTGGATCGAGCAGCGTCACGCGCTTGCGCACGACGCCGTCTGCTTCCAGCTCCTGTATCTTTCGCCAGGCCGAACTCTGCGACATCCCGGCTTTTTCCGCCAGCTCCGCCAGCGAAAGGCTGCCATCGGCCTGAATCAGCTGCAGAAGCTTGCGATGAAAACTCCCAGGTTCTTTCATTTTCTGCGCCAGATCCGAGAATATTTGCCATCAGTATGGCAATACCCAACAGGAAAGAAAAGAAAATCCTCCAAAGCCGGAGCATGATTGCAAGGATATCGCAGCATCTGGGAGGATCGAGCCATGGTCAAGGAAAGCAGCTACACCGCCAAATTGCCTGGCCCGGATGGCCTATATGCTTACACCGCCGAAGAGGATGCGATCTGGGGTGAGCTTTACGAGCGTCAGTTGAAACTGCTGGCCAATATGGCCTGCCGCGAATATCTGGACGGCGTCAAAACCCTGGGGCTCAAGCCGGACAAGGTCCCCCAACTTCTCGACGTCAACCGACGCCTGAACGAAACCACCGGTTTTGGCGTCGAAGGTGTGCCGGCGCTCATTCCACCCTCGCGCTTCTACGAACTGCTGTCGCAGGGCAAGTTTCCGCTCGCCACCTTCCTTCGCCGCCGCGAGCATATCGATTACATCGAGGAACCGGACCTGTTCCACGAGGTCTTCGGCCACTGCCCGTTGCTGACCAACCAGAGCTACGCCAATTTCGTGCGGCATTTCGGCGAAACCGCCGTCCGGCTCGGCAAGGGTTATTCCTGGCACCTGTTCCGCATCTTCTGGTTCACCGTCGAATTCGGCCTGATCAACACGCCTAAGGGCCGCCGCTGCTTCGGCGCCGGCATCGTCTCGTCGCCAAGCGAAGCCAAGGCCGCGATGGAGGGCAGAGCGTGCGAGTTCAGGCCATTCGACTTGCTGGATGTCCTCAGGACATCCTACCGGATCGATATCGTCCAGCCGATCTACTACGTCATCGACAGTTTCTCCGACCTTGAAGCGATCGTCGAGCAGGATATCGAGGGCATGATCCTCAAGGCGAAGGCGTTGGGTGATTTCCCGCCCGCCTTCGAAGCCAAAGCTTCCTGAACCACGGATCGGCCACCCTTTGGCGGCTCTTCGAACGGGACAGTATAGACGCTCAAGGTGGAAAACTGCTCCTGGGTCGATGGTTATCGAAGACACCGAGCGGTTTTCTGGTTAAAGAAACCAGCCTAGCGTCAATCAGGTATATTCAATGAACGAAGAAGATTTCATCGCTCTTTGCAAAAATGGGAAATTCAAGGAAGCGCTTGCGCTCGCTTTGCAGGGGCGTGAGAAAGCGAAGTTTTCGCCCAGCCGGTTTTCCATGGACAAGAAGACGGGTAGACCGATCTTTTACCGCGGCAACAAACGTGTCGAAATGGATGCCGAAGGGGAATGGCAGCAGGCGAAGAACACCAGTAACCGATAGCCCGATTACGAATGCTGCATTCTTCACGATCCGCGCGCCAACCCGCGGGCTGCTCGACAAGCAGGTATATCCCATCTGCTTCGACGTCATTCGCAAGAGTATCCAATACGAATAAAGCGAACGGGCCGAGGTGCGCATTCAGCAACCCAGCCCGTTCTCAGCATGCCTTTAGCGCTAGGACTAAGACGCCAAAGCGTAATGCCGATGTGCCGGCGTAGCCGCGCTGCGTGTCCTGAACCGGTGCACCAGATCGGCGAGGTTCTCCGTCTCCTGGGTCAGGCTCTGGGCTGCGGCCGTGGTTTCTTCCACCATCGCCGCGTTCTGTTGAGTGACCTTGTCCATCTGATCGCCGGCCGCCGAGACTTCCCGTAGGCTGGCAGCCTGTTCACGCGCGGCCACCGCGATTTCCGCCACCGTGGCACTCATCGCGCCAACCTGTTCGACGATCTGCGCGAGCGACGTGCCGGATTCGCCGACGAGTTCTACACCCGCTTTAACCTGGGCGGACGATGTAGAGATCAGTGCCTTGATCTCTCTGGCGGCACTGGCCGATCGCTGGGCGAGTTCGCGCACTTCCTGAGCGACGACGGCAAAGCCTTTCCCCGCCTCGCCCGCGCGCGCCGCTTCCACGCCCGCGTTAAGGGCAAGAAGGTTGGTCTGGAAGGCGATTTCATCGATGACGCCGATAATATTGCCGATCTTCGACGACGAGCTTTGGATCTCGGTCATGGCCGCAATGGCGCGAGCGACGATCGCACCGCCATTCTCGGCATTGGCGCGTGCGGTGGCGACAGCGCCCTGAGCATGACTTGCGCCTTCCGCCGTGCCGTTGACGCCCCGCGTTACATCGCCGAGAGCTGCCACGGTCTGCTCGAGCGAAGCTGCCTGCTGTTCCGTGCGACGAGCTAGATCGTTGGAAGCTGTCGAGATTTCCGAAAGGCCGGATCTGATCGTACCGACCGCGCGAATGACGGAATCGAGAGCCTCTTCCAGACTGGAGACCGAGTTGTTGAAATGATCCCGAATGCGGACATAACGACCGTCAACCTCGCCGACACGGACGGTAAGGTCACCCTTCGAGAGCGCATCAAGGCCGAGGGAAATCTGCTGGAAGGCATGTTCCATTACCTGAGCATCGGCAAGACGCTCGGCTTCCTGGCGCAGGCGCTCTTCTTCAGCCGCAAGGCGGGCACGCTCGGCATTCGCTTCCGCCATAACTTTGCCGCGTCCGGTCTCCTGGAAGACCTTCAGCGAACGTGCCATGGCGCCAAGCTCGTGACGATGTTCGGTGCCATCCACCACCATCGTGTCGTCGCCACGCGCAAGCCGCTCCATCGTCGACGCCATCTTGCGCACAGCCGATGAAATCAGCTGACCAACGAAATAAGCAAGCACCAGACCGATCACGATCAGAAGACCGCTGATCACGAGCGTCGAGCTGGCCGCAGAGGCGACCGTCGTATCTACTGAGCCATCGAGCGTTTTCTGCGCATCCATGACGGTGGCCTGCAAATCCTTGAAGCCCGTGGCGATTTTCGGTGCCAGGACGTTCAATTCACTCTCGCGGATCTTGTCGGTCGCCAGCAATACGTCTCTCACGTCGCCGAGACGGCTTGTATAGTTCTGCATCAGCTGCCCGGCGCCTAGAATGCGTTTGCGCTGCAGATCACCCTTAGCCGCTTTGGCGGCAGCATCGTTCAAAGCCATCGCATCGTTGAGCGCCGACTGAGCGATGTCGTAAGAGGCCAGATCGCCCGCGTGGATAAAGCGCTCCGAGAAATAGAGGCTGCGGTTCAGCGCCTCGAGCGTGGCGCCTGTCATGTGCAGCAACGTCACATCGTTCTGCCGCCAGGCGCTGCGCATGACGTCATTGAGCGCAATGCTGGTCCAGGGGCCGAACTCGGTGACCTTGGAGATCAAGGCATCGCGCCTTGCATGCAGGGATACGATCTGCTCGAAAGCCTTGCCGTAGGTGGTAATATCCTGGCGGATAGCTGCCATTCCTGTCTGCAGGGTACTATTACCCGCAAAGCGCTGGTCGTCGGCGTCAAACGCCTTCACGCCGGCGCGAAAACGGTTCACAACATCCTGCGTCGGGCTGGAGCGGAAAGCTTCCACCGACATCTGGATTTCGTTCAGCTGGTCGCTATAGCCGGAAATGGCGAGGCTCTGGCCGGCGGTGCCGCGGTAGGAGGAGAAGATGGACGAAAGTCCCTCCATACCGGAGATAGCATTGACCGAGAGTAGGCTCATCAGCAGGATCAACGGCAGGAAGCCAGCCGTAATCTGCGCGCGAATGCCTAGTTTATTCCAAAAGCGCAACATGATGATCCCCTTATGCTCACTGGGTCTTCGGCAGGTATTGGGCGAGATTTTGTGGCGTGACGAGCTCGAAGGGCACGTTGTTTTCTCGCGGCACCTTCTGCCCATTGATGAGCTTGACTGCGGCATCGACTGATGTCGCGCCCTGTCCGACGGCGCTCTGGAGAATGGTGACGTCCAGATCGCCGGCCTGCATCGCTGCAAGGGCATCGTCGGTCGCATCGACGCCTGCAACGACGACGTCCTTCATCGACATGCCGTTCCTCTTCATGGCGCGGATCGCACCGACCGCCATCTCGTCATTGTTGGCAATGACGGCGTCGAACTTCACCCCTGCCGACAGCCATTCCTGCATCTGCTGATCTGCATAATCGCTCGACCAATAGGCAGCCTGCCGCTCGACGATCTGGAGACCCTTGCATTCGGGCGTGGCGATGACATTGTCGATGTCCTGCGTGCGGGCGCGGGCGGCCGCATGGAAGGGTTCGCCCATCAGCACCACGAGGCGTCCCTTGCCTTTCAGGAGAGAGCAGACTTCCTTCGTCTGCATGGTTCCCGATTCCGCTTCGTCGGAGGCGACGACGACCTGGTTCTCCGGTAGATCCGACAGGTTCGAGGGAACGTTGTTGATATAGACCAGCGGAATATGAGCATCGGCGGCAAGCTTGGTCATCTGCGGGCCGAGGTCGCCATCGGAGACGCCAAGGATAATGGCATCGACCTTATCCGCGATAAACTGCTGAACCTGCTTCTTCTGAAGCTCATTGTCGCTTTTGGCGTTCTGCACGACAAGCTTCAGCCCGGAAATCGTCTTTCCGTGCGAAAGAATTCCGTTAAGCAATGCAGTTCTGAATTTATCGAGATCGGACATCGACACGCCGATCGTCTGCGCACTTGCAGTCGAGGCGGATATCGCCATCACAAAAGCCGCCAGTATGGTCTTTCTCACTATTACCCCTCCGCAAGACGGTTATCGAGCTGAAGATTTATAAGGAGATTTTGGTTAATATTTACTTTGCGATATTTGATGTAAATTAGAGATTTGTTAAATAACGAAGCAAGTCCTCTTCGACTGAGCCGGATTCATTGTAATATCTATATTTGTTGCTTCACAAGATCCAATGGAAGCCTTTTGTCGCAACAATACTTATTAGGTTAGTCTATTTAAGCCTTGCGATCCTATCCGCTTTGATCTGAACGCGGGAGAGCCGGCTCAATCTCGATGCATGCCTGCTTGGGTATCGGGGCAGGCCCGCGAAAGCGGTCGTCCGAGACGCCAGACTTAGCGATTCCTCCCGTAAACCGTCTGTTAGGGATCTATTGACCATAATTGGAGTCGAAGCGACGTCGCAGATGCGGCGCCGTTAGTGTTCCCTGTCTTTTACCAAAGACGAAAGTCGTGTCCGTGCACCAAGCGTTTCTCTCCATTCCAGCGACAATGTCGGCCATGATTTTGTCATTCGTCGCTCATCGTGTAGCGCTGGTCGCAATGCTGGTTCTTGCTGCCTTTGCGGGATCTACAGCAGCAGCGGCCGAGGACCGGGCACTCAAGCTCTTCTTCACACACACAGGCGAAAAGGCGACCATCGTCTTCAAGCGCGACGGCAAATTCGACCCGAAGGGCCTGGCGCAGATCAATCGTTTCCTGCGTGACTGGCGAAAGAACGAACCGACCAGGATCGATCCGGAATTGCTCGACCTCGTCTGGGAGGTCTATCATCGCAGCGGCGCGAATGAATCCATTCATGTGGTCTCGGCTTACCGCTCACCGTCCACCAACAACATGTTGCGGGGCCGGTCCCGCAGCTCCGGCGTCGCCAAACACAGCCAGCACACGCTCGGCAAGGCGATGGACTTCTACATACCGGGCGTGAAGCTCGCGACCCTGCGCGCGGTCGCCATGCAGATGCAGATCGGCGGCGTCGGCTTCTACCCGAACTCAGGATCACCCTTCGTGCATCTGGATGTCGGCAATGTCCGCGCATGGCCGAGAATGTCGCGCCAGGAACTGGTGCGGCTTTTCCCCGATGGGCGCACCCAGCATCTACCCGCGGACGGCTCGCCGCTGCCGCGTTACGAACTGGCAGTCGCCGACGCCAAGAAGCGCGTCCGCCCGGCCCGCAGCGAAATTGCCCGCATAGCGGCTGATGAAGACATCGCCGGGGCCTCGACGAGCGCAAGCCTCGTGACCAGCATGCTGCCGATACCCCAAAAGCGGGTCAACAGTGGGCTTGAACTTCAACTCAACAAACAGGTAAACGCGAGCAAAGAAACTCCGCGCTTCACCGACCTTGCATCCTATGTTGTGCCACTGCCGACATTGCGGCCAGTTGTCAGCGATGGGGCCGGCACGACCCCAACCGACAAACCCTCTCCCATGGCTTTTGCAAGCCTCGTGGTGGGCCGCAACCCCGCTGGAAAATTGCAGCTTTCGGACCAGCTGAGGGCTTCCATGAATAGCGACACAGCCACGCTGCAGCCCATGGCAATCCTGCAAGCTCCCGCTTCCCGCGAAGTATCCGCCGGCGTCGGCAACATGTCCACCAGAGCCCTCGTCGCATGGGCCTTGCAGCCTCCGGGCACCACGATGGAAATGACGCTGCCGAGCATGGTCGGCGCCGCGCTTCCTCTGGAGCACAATGCAGACGGCGCCTGGAGCGATGCTTCCGAGATCGCCGAGGATGACTTCGATACCGAGAGGTTCGGCTTCGAAGGCTAGAACCCTTCACCGCGTCGAATATCTGCCGGCAATTGACGAGTCGTATGGCATGCTCGCCTAACCATCCGGCAGATGGAAACGGCTGCTGCCTTCATGCACCCATGCTCGACATGCGCTTGATCGCAAGATCATAGCCTTCAGTGCCAAATCCGGCGATCACCCCGTCCGCGCGCAAGGAGACGTAGGAGTGATGGCGGAACTCCTCGCGCTTGTGGATGTTCGAGATGTGAACCTCGATCACCTTGCCGTCGAAGGCATTCAATGCATCCAGAATGGCGACGGATGTGTGGGTAAAGGCGCCGGGGTTGATGATGATGCCGAAAGCGGTTTCGCGCGCCTCATGGATCCAGTCGATGATCTCGTATTCGCGATTGCTTTGGTGAAAGCGCAGCTGCAGTCCTAGATCATCGCAGATCTTACGGCAGCGCACGCCGATATCTTCAAGTGTTTCCGATCCGTAAATCTC
Coding sequences within:
- a CDS encoding Lrp/AsnC family transcriptional regulator — protein: MDEQLDKFDLRLLQELQKDGRLTNNELGERIALSPSQCSRRRTRLEAEGYIRGYQANLDRQKLGFDMLVVISVTLATHNRDNAQRFSQLISGLPEVLEAYALTGEMDYHLKVATRGLADLSRFVNDVLLPHESVQHVKTSIVLDTLKTFEGFPVLMPHG
- a CDS encoding Lrp/AsnC family transcriptional regulator, which translates into the protein MKEPGSFHRKLLQLIQADGSLSLAELAEKAGMSQSSAWRKIQELEADGVVRKRVTLLDPGKLDLKLCVIAHVTLEDHHEEAVASFASVVLERPEIMECYALSGAFDYMLKIRARDVESYEAFMTRYLMRNPHVRTVVSSFVLRELKFSTELPL
- a CDS encoding phenylalanine 4-monooxygenase — encoded protein: MVKESSYTAKLPGPDGLYAYTAEEDAIWGELYERQLKLLANMACREYLDGVKTLGLKPDKVPQLLDVNRRLNETTGFGVEGVPALIPPSRFYELLSQGKFPLATFLRRREHIDYIEEPDLFHEVFGHCPLLTNQSYANFVRHFGETAVRLGKGYSWHLFRIFWFTVEFGLINTPKGRRCFGAGIVSSPSEAKAAMEGRACEFRPFDLLDVLRTSYRIDIVQPIYYVIDSFSDLEAIVEQDIEGMILKAKALGDFPPAFEAKAS
- a CDS encoding methyl-accepting chemotaxis protein, giving the protein MLRFWNKLGIRAQITAGFLPLILLMSLLSVNAISGMEGLSSIFSSYRGTAGQSLAISGYSDQLNEIQMSVEAFRSSPTQDVVNRFRAGVKAFDADDQRFAGNSTLQTGMAAIRQDITTYGKAFEQIVSLHARRDALISKVTEFGPWTSIALNDVMRSAWRQNDVTLLHMTGATLEALNRSLYFSERFIHAGDLASYDIAQSALNDAMALNDAAAKAAKGDLQRKRILGAGQLMQNYTSRLGDVRDVLLATDKIRESELNVLAPKIATGFKDLQATVMDAQKTLDGSVDTTVASAASSTLVISGLLIVIGLVLAYFVGQLISSAVRKMASTMERLARGDDTMVVDGTEHRHELGAMARSLKVFQETGRGKVMAEANAERARLAAEEERLRQEAERLADAQVMEHAFQQISLGLDALSKGDLTVRVGEVDGRYVRIRDHFNNSVSSLEEALDSVIRAVGTIRSGLSEISTASNDLARRTEQQAASLEQTVAALGDVTRGVNGTAEGASHAQGAVATARANAENGGAIVARAIAAMTEIQSSSSKIGNIIGVIDEIAFQTNLLALNAGVEAARAGEAGKGFAVVAQEVRELAQRSASAAREIKALISTSSAQVKAGVELVGESGTSLAQIVEQVGAMSATVAEIAVAAREQAASLREVSAAGDQMDKVTQQNAAMVEETTAAAQSLTQETENLADLVHRFRTRSAATPAHRHYALAS
- a CDS encoding substrate-binding domain-containing protein, whose translation is MAISASTASAQTIGVSMSDLDKFRTALLNGILSHGKTISGLKLVVQNAKSDNELQKKQVQQFIADKVDAIILGVSDGDLGPQMTKLAADAHIPLVYINNVPSNLSDLPENQVVVASDEAESGTMQTKEVCSLLKGKGRLVVLMGEPFHAAARARTQDIDNVIATPECKGLQIVERQAAYWSSDYADQQMQEWLSAGVKFDAVIANNDEMAVGAIRAMKRNGMSMKDVVVAGVDATDDALAAMQAGDLDVTILQSAVGQGATSVDAAVKLINGQKVPRENNVPFELVTPQNLAQYLPKTQ
- a CDS encoding DUF882 domain-containing protein, producing the protein MILSFVAHRVALVAMLVLAAFAGSTAAAAEDRALKLFFTHTGEKATIVFKRDGKFDPKGLAQINRFLRDWRKNEPTRIDPELLDLVWEVYHRSGANESIHVVSAYRSPSTNNMLRGRSRSSGVAKHSQHTLGKAMDFYIPGVKLATLRAVAMQMQIGGVGFYPNSGSPFVHLDVGNVRAWPRMSRQELVRLFPDGRTQHLPADGSPLPRYELAVADAKKRVRPARSEIARIAADEDIAGASTSASLVTSMLPIPQKRVNSGLELQLNKQVNASKETPRFTDLASYVVPLPTLRPVVSDGAGTTPTDKPSPMAFASLVVGRNPAGKLQLSDQLRASMNSDTATLQPMAILQAPASREVSAGVGNMSTRALVAWALQPPGTTMEMTLPSMVGAALPLEHNADGAWSDASEIAEDDFDTERFGFEG
- the aroQ gene encoding type II 3-dehydroquinate dehydratase, translated to MNTIFLLNGPNLNLLGKRQPEIYGSETLEDIGVRCRKICDDLGLQLRFHQSNREYEIIDWIHEARETAFGIIINPGAFTHTSVAILDALNAFDGKVIEVHISNIHKREEFRHHSYVSLRADGVIAGFGTEGYDLAIKRMSSMGA